The segment attagttctcgaattatgaggaaatttgtatttcatttgtgtagaagccccccctcttaaagtgaggaggggtcctaattcaacatagaaaattttcttgccctcgaaaaccttcacatgccaaatttggttccatttgcttgattagttctcgagttatgaggaaatttgtatggaaacccccctcttaaaggggagaggagttataattccccttataaagaggggaggggtctcaaattaccctagaataaattcttgtcaccgaaaacacccacatgccaaatttggttctatttgcttgattagttctcgagttatgcagaaatttgtgtttcatttgtatgggagcccccccctcttagtggggggaggggtctctaaccatcactaaaacctttcctgaccccaaaaacctctacatgcaaattttcacgccgattggttcagtagtttttgattctataatgaacacaggacagacagacagaaatccttttttataggtatagatttggtaCTAGGGAGGGCATCTAAACACAAACGAgtacgaggtggtcgacaggtagaAGTAGTTCTGCGAAATGGCGAAGTTGCCGAAAAAAACGGAACGGAAGTTTACCTAAGTGTGCCCATGGACAATAATAATGTCCCGGCACCTGATCTTGAAAAAGTCAAACGAGAAGTCGGGTTACAGAAGATCAACATAGCCGCTGGTAAAGACCGCTTAGCGACAgagttttataaacatggcagagaaacgctggcaatggctctatactgggttatttcgaagatttaggaggaggaaaagctaccgaaggaatggctggaaggagtgtctaactatcgtggcataacgctggtaaatgccgcctacaaggtactctcccagatcctgtttcGTCGGTTATCACCGATAGTACAGGGTTTCGTGGGGAATTATGAGGCGGGTTTCTCGGAGGCCCACGCAACTACGAACCAGacttttaccatccgacagatcttgctgAGAAAtggttttccagataaactgacgcgactgatgaGAACTATAGTTCAGAATCGAGTGATATGtttcgtgcgcatttcggggacactctcctAACGTTCGGGAATGAAATTTTTCCGACCGGtaagtagggtaaggaacgagttaagcagtctcacctattttaatcagttgaacataaatgagccgaaaatgcacttttttattcatattttcaaaatcttttgataggatcatcttcacaaatcacttaaccatacatttgattcacacaaacacaatttattgggtttccgacaagaaatatgatgaattaaaaattgttgtccaaaaacgtacagttttcagctgctcttcagcaatcgccatctcgctactaacgaatccatcacatttttcagcactgattacaaccactctaaaagtcaagcactcaattgtcacataccatattattcacgctCTTTTATTCTATTacctaaggctttgtcactagccgaaagttttattattttctaacaaaactgaaaacaaattctgaattgacggaacctgttcaccactagcagcagctgcagcacaactgatgaaatatcgtgttgccaagacactgtttcggttctggaaataagaattttaagtttgaaattaactgaaacctcctatggtgaaaacgtggttcaatactttcaagagaaatgtatgttcataattaatttttctttattaaaaacaacacaaaagacagctttttcaataattttcgaagattttctcagtgatttaataaagcaacgatgtgtttcaatgttatttgctttgacaacactgttctgagtcgatCCGACTGCTACtgcgtttgtactgctatgtttacctcttttgttctcccaccatccttatgaacagcgagtgagacgtcaaactcgcagtttcccataagaacaccagagaataaaagagacgacgaatactgTTTGCCGAACgatgcggtgagtgtatgccccgataaacaatttaggcagatggcattttacgcatcaatACCGATACGCTAtaccgattacgcatcagatgccgattagtaggtcgcggataggaacgcgaacttactgaatagggggaaaagttcgagggattttttaaggggacgtaaaaaaattcagatttcaggattgcttaaaaaagcaccttccgggtgaaaatgggttcggtctgttcaaaattaattcagccgctccaacttttaaagcgaaaaatcaaaagtttagctcaacaatagtgtcttccaatggtaacagcttgaagaactaaagatagcaagaagattggtatgctgatatcccccacttagtcaacccatcgcttgtaataaggtaaaacaaacagtgacccgcttagactgcttaaaactagttctttaccctaaatGTGACAAAGTCGATGGTTGCTAAGCGAATGGTTAGCACGCGCACTGCTGTTctacaaaatgcaaaaactATATCACCTATCTTTATTCACCTTGATATCAACCACACTTTCGCACCCTAAGTACAAATCTTCatgctttttattttccatgcatATTAGAAGAACACAGGTGTACAAATGGTTTGAGTATTAAATTGAGCATACTAATTAGGCTCTTCAACAATGCGAAAATGTTCGTATAATTATGGTTTTACCGTAAATTGTTTCCGTGCATGAATTACCAAaataataagaataataataaggcttatacaaatttgaaaaaaagtttatgtcttCCCCCTCCCTTtataaattttcgaaaaatgaaggggcaaaaaaataaagtgtaatattttttgttgcattctttagtgataagcagattttttcacagttcaatgggtttacatctctaaattatccaatatgtgtaATGCAAAGTTATAGTAATTATCTCGttggtctcgatcaactttcttccgccaactaagctttctgattcctgctgcaagtcacaggcaactattgtgcttaaggggacatgaacgaccaaaaattttgaaaaaatcattatttttttatttcagattttcatTTTGCAATCTTTTAcgattattttgatactaaatttgtaatgatccgaccatgggaagtggtcgaaaaacgatcatacacataagcattccagtgcggcgtggaataatttcggcggaataaaacgccgcttctagaaaaccacgattttcattGTCCCCTTAAGCTTTATGTCCCCGACGACGTCGTAAATTGGGGTGCTTGTAATAAGACTTTCGGCTTGATTTacgttaaattttgttccattttaatttaacttgttttaaaagaaccgtgaaagaattagtgaaatttggtatcgcttttgacggagatattctgATTTtcgaattgcagtgggattataggtactagataagatgaaaatagaaatacaataaattagacactccggaatatcagctatcgGTGTTTACGAGTGACACGCAAGTTCaaagaaaaattcaaataaaggtcaagttatacgtttgtggccctctaaggtgatcctgtggcactccactattattgAACTGGTTCATCTTTACCAGGATGCTCACTTTATGTGattgggtcgaaaaattttaaagtttggttcggtttgaactaaaattaattgaatttattttgacaAAAATAAAGTTTCCGGAATCAGCTAGTATTTAGTATTATAAATCACAATATGTTCACTACATAATATATCTTGTAGATATTAGTTTCCCAAGAGCTTATGATTTTAACTAGCACACAGCTAAACATAAATTAAATATGATTTAGTAGTAAATTGTCATTACATATCGCCTAAGCACGTTCCCTTTGCTATAATTGTTCTTATCGTATCAATTTCAATTGTACATCTGTTCTCTTTATCAGTCACAACAGAGCTATTCCGGTTGGTCGAATATCCGCATTCGTACATTCGCAATGATCAGAATTACTTTCACTAGATGAAATTTTGCGAGTTCCGTGTTCATATCGTAACATGTTTTAGCTGATGTTTACAGGGGTTGAAAACTTGTGTGTAAATCATTTTTTGGAACCCAGAATATCTGGAGTACGGGCCATAAAAAAATAGTATATAAATCAAACCAGCATACAACCAATGGCAGTGTTGAATTGTATTCTGACGGGCAGTGAAGCTAACAGTAAATATATTTAGTAGTGAATTGCCGTACAATGAAATATATAGTTCTAGCGATAGCCCTTTTTGGGGTATCAATCGAAGCACAGGCGCCATGTACAACAACAATTTGTCTGTCTCAGTGTGCTTTCGATCCAAGATGTCCTGCCACTAATCCGTTACAACCGGTGCTGCTTCCACATACCGATTGTTCTAGGTTCTACAAATGTCACAACGGGCGTGCTTGCCCATACAATTGTCCAGCGGGCTTACATTTCAATCGCGATAAGAACGCCTGTGACTGGCCAAATCAAGCTTGTTGCGATCCAACGATTCCCTGCAGACCAGATCCATGCAACGGTGGAACAGGATGCCCAGTGCCAACACCACCACCGACATGTCCACCATCGCCATGCCCTCCAACTGGACCTGGATGTCCTCCAATCTGGTGCCCGATACCAACACCTCAACCACCGCAATGCCCGCCAACTAACTGCCCGCCGGTTGGACCAGGTTGTCCCCCAACGTGGTGCCCACCGCCTCCacctccaccaccaccaccatgcCCGCCAATCATCTGCCCACCTCCTCCATGCGGTGGTGGAGGAAACAATTGTGACAACTGCGATCCTCACCCTGAGTGTCCTCTCTTCAATCCGCCAAAACCGAAACTGCTTCGCCATCGCTTGTGCACCAAGTTCTACAAGTGCGAAACTGGTCGCGCCTGCGAAATGGATTGCCCAGCTGGACTTCACTTCAATGTGAACAGGCAAGTTTGTGATTGGCCCTGGTTTGCGTGCTGTGATCCGTCTATGGAGTGCCGGCCAAATCCTTGCGACAATGGTTTCTGCCCGCCAGCTAATCTGCCGCCGACATGCGTAGGATGGAACTGTTAAAAGTGACATCGATCTTGCCGGTCAGACCGCTATTAGGAAGCGTTTACccgaaaggaaaaaaataataaataatcacAATAAAACAATAAGCATATTAGCATAAACTTTGTTAGTGCCATGGGGGCAATAATTACATGAGTTACACGTAACAATTTGTTATTCCTTTTTCAAACTTTACGCATCAAATCTACATCTCATCTATAATGGAAGACCCCAAGGtatgaaattttaaaaaatttggttAAACTATTTAACAATGATAAAtattgaccaaacctcgtgattttagtcatgaccttgaaatgcggtcaggcatatattaatatttttttaaaacgaaGGTTCTACAAtagatgaagggacggtaagggaaagtaatgaagaaggattgtTTTGGGAATGGacgggaaagagtggaaaggaaggggtccagcgcctctgtggttcataggtacacgggtaccaacgatccacatgccctggcgggtgttgtgggttcaaatccggttataatctcagattacagcttggttcgacccatgcaccttccagcattggacaaaagataggagtcacaaagacaacttgttaagcgtagctacctattaccccccttcctttccactctttcccctccattcccaaaaaatccttcttcattactttcccttgccgtcccttcatcaactgtagaaccatcgtttcaaaaaaaaaaaattaatgataaaTATGTTTAACAAATATACAATTTACGACAAACAGTTATGCTATCAAATTTATCGTTGATGTTTgtatcgtaaacaaaacaccgtAACTGTGTCACTGTGTACTTTCAACCTCAAAATATGAACACAATTATACAGTTATCCGATGAAATGATGAAAAGGATTTGATGCATTATTAAATACGCGAGAGCAACAGATCAAGCTGAGTGATCCTTAAATGTCAATTTCGAGTCTGATAGAACTTCGAAATCTTTTTCCCGCATTTTCCTACATTAAAACAATGTTCGATATTTTATAATCAAATGATTAAACTGATTATTTGTGTGTAAAGTAGATACAAGAGCACTTGGAAGCAAATGGCAATGGGCAAAACACCGAACCGAGCTACACGGTCGGTACCGTTGTCTAAAATAACTCAACAAACTTAATCTTAAACTTCGCGTACAGGCAAACAAACACGAAGTATAGGA is part of the Sabethes cyaneus chromosome 2, idSabCyanKW18_F2, whole genome shotgun sequence genome and harbors:
- the LOC128735767 gene encoding keratin-associated protein 10-3-like codes for the protein MKYIVLAIALFGVSIEAQAPCTTTICLSQCAFDPRCPATNPLQPVLLPHTDCSRFYKCHNGRACPYNCPAGLHFNRDKNACDWPNQACCDPTIPCRPDPCNGGTGCPVPTPPPTCPPSPCPPTGPGCPPIWCPIPTPQPPQCPPTNCPPVGPGCPPTWCPPPPPPPPPPCPPIICPPPPCGGGGNNCDNCDPHPECPLFNPPKPKLLRHRLCTKFYKCETGRACEMDCPAGLHFNVNRQVCDWPWFACCDPSMECRPNPCDNGFCPPANLPPTCVGWNC